A portion of the Candidatus Cloacimonadota bacterium genome contains these proteins:
- a CDS encoding DUF721 domain-containing protein, whose product MGQYSRLLLFFRMTFVLANQRFNKIIYQIAGEKYNRFIHVYLGWKKIVGPLLAERSQPIKLENDVLFVGVQNSSWMQELVLLKTDIIAKYANYGEQLQDIIYLIQSPGKRKK is encoded by the coding sequence TTGGGGCAGTACTCCCGTTTACTTCTCTTTTTCAGAATGACTTTCGTTCTTGCTAATCAGCGTTTCAACAAGATAATCTACCAAATAGCAGGCGAAAAATACAATCGATTTATCCATGTTTACTTGGGATGGAAGAAGATTGTCGGTCCTCTCTTGGCTGAACGGTCACAACCCATCAAGCTGGAGAATGATGTATTGTTCGTTGGTGTTCAGAATAGTTCCTGGATGCAGGAATTGGTCTTATTGAAGACGGATATCATCGCCAAATATGCCAATTATGGTGAGCAACTACAAGACATCATATACCTAATCCAAAGCCCCGGTAAAAGAAAAAAATGA
- the rplI gene encoding 50S ribosomal protein L9, with protein MKVILLENIEKLGNQGEVVNVKRGYARNYLVPRDFARYATPYNMKRLGSIQEELKAIEEKNILELKNLAEKIASVKLTFNRKVDEQGNMFGSVSENDIVHALKAEGVDIHRSTVQMEHHIKELGDHSISIRLHKEVVTNLAFVVQAETEVE; from the coding sequence ATGAAAGTAATCTTGCTCGAAAACATAGAAAAATTGGGTAATCAAGGCGAAGTAGTAAACGTAAAACGGGGATATGCCAGAAACTATCTAGTCCCTAGGGACTTCGCTCGTTACGCCACACCTTATAATATGAAACGCTTGGGCAGTATTCAGGAAGAGCTCAAAGCAATAGAAGAAAAAAATATCCTGGAGTTAAAAAACCTTGCCGAAAAAATAGCTTCTGTAAAACTGACATTTAACCGCAAAGTGGATGAACAGGGAAACATGTTTGGCTCAGTTTCAGAGAACGATATCGTTCATGCCCTGAAAGCAGAGGGAGTGGACATACACCGTTCAACGGTGCAAATGGAGCACCATATCAAGGAACTGGGAGATCATAGCATTTCCATCAGGCTACACAAAGAGGTAGTCACAAATCTGGCTTTTGTGGTTCAAGCAGAAACCGAAGTTGAATAA
- the rpsR gene encoding 30S ribosomal protein S18, which yields MNFSDRKKKFTRRKYCKFCANPDLVIDYKNIDLMRQYTSDVGKIEAARLTGTCAKHQRKLTTEIKRARQMALIPYVVE from the coding sequence ATGAATTTCAGCGATAGAAAGAAAAAGTTCACTCGCCGTAAATACTGTAAGTTCTGTGCCAATCCTGATCTTGTAATCGATTACAAGAACATCGATCTGATGCGTCAATACACTTCTGACGTTGGTAAGATCGAAGCAGCACGTCTCACCGGAACCTGCGCCAAACACCAGCGCAAGCTTACCACCGAGATCAAACGTGCCCGTCAGATGGCTCTGATCCCTTACGTTGTAGAATAA
- the ssb gene encoding single-stranded DNA-binding protein, producing the protein MADLRLPRLNKFICSGRIANDLELKFTPKGTPVIRITLASDRSYKDDSDQWQTVTSWIDCVAWNKTAEMIANTAHKGSAIIVEGRIDTRNWTDQNNQNRKSTEVNVEAVHFLEWPLRDGEAPQGHNEAPMPSEAPAHSKSVTDDDVPF; encoded by the coding sequence ATGGCAGACCTAAGATTACCCAGACTAAACAAGTTCATCTGCAGTGGCCGTATAGCCAATGATTTGGAACTGAAATTTACCCCCAAGGGTACCCCTGTAATCCGTATCACTCTGGCTTCAGACAGATCTTATAAAGACGACTCTGACCAGTGGCAGACAGTAACAAGCTGGATCGATTGCGTAGCTTGGAATAAAACTGCCGAGATGATTGCCAACACTGCCCACAAGGGTAGCGCGATCATCGTTGAAGGTCGTATTGACACCAGGAACTGGACTGATCAAAACAACCAAAACCGCAAAAGCACTGAAGTAAATGTCGAAGCAGTGCACTTCCTTGAATGGCCTCTCCGCGATGGAGAAGCTCCTCAAGGTCACAATGAAGCGCCAATGCCAAGCGAAGCGCCAGCTCATTCCAAAAGTGTCACCGACGATGATGTCCCATTTTAG
- the rpsF gene encoding 30S ribosomal protein S6: protein MIKDYELMMILSPKLSAEKADAAHDAALSLLREAGAEIIKTDAWGKRMLAYPIEKHLEAYYYVNYMKMDSLAVKAIKQQFNINENIIRHMFVAHDEK, encoded by the coding sequence ATGATTAAAGATTACGAACTCATGATGATTTTATCTCCAAAGCTTTCCGCTGAAAAAGCAGATGCAGCCCATGATGCTGCTCTTAGCCTTTTGCGTGAAGCCGGTGCTGAGATCATCAAGACTGATGCTTGGGGAAAGCGCATGCTTGCGTATCCCATCGAAAAGCATCTGGAAGCGTATTATTATGTGAACTACATGAAGATGGACAGCCTTGCTGTAAAGGCCATCAAACAGCAGTTCAACATCAATGAAAACATAATCCGACATATGTTCGTTGCTCATGACGAGAAATAG
- the pth gene encoding aminoacyl-tRNA hydrolase, whose product MKLILALGNHPPRYQKTRHNIGFIALNRWALTHNLSFSHSELYDYIVYRQVVAIKPRTFMNLVEKALKEVLLRWKISEILVLHDDIELAPAHLRIRSGGGDGGHNGLKSLFNVMPPSDLKRIRIGIGRSQSLPADKYVLDEFADEELAAYDESLSLVSRFLDTYVSDDFNAMLNEYSKWKKSYSDGKNVGIKSPKEEKDD is encoded by the coding sequence ATGAAGTTGATCCTGGCTTTGGGGAATCATCCTCCCCGCTACCAAAAGACCAGACACAATATTGGTTTTATTGCTTTGAACCGATGGGCTCTTACGCATAACTTGAGCTTCAGTCATAGTGAGCTTTACGATTATATTGTGTATAGACAGGTAGTAGCGATCAAACCCAGGACCTTCATGAATCTAGTTGAAAAGGCTCTCAAAGAGGTACTATTACGCTGGAAAATCTCCGAGATTCTAGTTTTGCACGATGATATCGAACTGGCTCCAGCACATCTGCGGATTCGCAGCGGTGGGGGAGATGGCGGGCACAACGGCCTGAAATCCCTATTCAATGTGATGCCTCCTTCAGACCTGAAGAGAATCAGGATTGGAATTGGGCGCTCACAAAGCCTTCCAGCCGACAAATATGTCCTGGACGAATTTGCCGATGAAGAGCTGGCTGCTTATGACGAGAGTCTATCCTTGGTGTCCAGATTTCTAGATACCTATGTAAGTGATGACTTCAACGCTATGTTGAACGAATATAGTAAATGGAAAAAATCCTATTCCGATGGCAAGAACGTCGGAATCAAAAGTCCAAAGGAGGAAAAGGATGATTAA
- a CDS encoding 50S ribosomal protein L25, translated as MIFTLTAETRNTVKKSDLTQLRASGMIPAVLYGGGMEALKLSINSNEFIKCYKKSFTDLAFYELNLDGKKYHTILKDKQMHPVRRDFLHLDFFVVDAESTIEVDIPVAYTGEAAGIKEGGFMDIIQRTVKVVCKANDVPEGLELNVSEMKVGDTKHIGDLPKGTWHYKEADDVTLVVIHAKASALPDTPAEEAPSAEKKEEA; from the coding sequence ATGATATTTACTCTTACCGCAGAAACAAGAAACACCGTAAAGAAAAGTGACCTTACTCAGTTACGCGCCAGCGGAATGATCCCAGCAGTTCTATATGGTGGAGGAATGGAAGCGCTGAAGCTTTCCATAAACAGCAATGAATTTATAAAGTGCTACAAAAAGAGCTTTACGGATCTGGCCTTCTACGAGCTGAATCTGGATGGCAAGAAGTACCACACTATATTGAAAGACAAGCAAATGCACCCTGTACGCAGAGACTTTTTGCATCTTGATTTCTTCGTAGTGGATGCAGAAAGCACCATCGAAGTAGATATCCCCGTAGCCTACACGGGAGAAGCAGCCGGAATCAAGGAAGGCGGTTTCATGGATATAATCCAACGTACGGTAAAAGTGGTATGCAAAGCTAATGACGTTCCAGAAGGTTTGGAACTGAATGTAAGCGAAATGAAAGTTGGAGATACCAAACATATCGGAGATCTGCCCAAGGGAACTTGGCATTACAAAGAGGCCGATGATGTCACTCTTGTGGTTATCCATGCGAAAGCATCAGCCCTACCTGATACTCCCGCTGAAGAAGCTCCTTCTGCAGAGAAAAAAGAAGAAGCTTAG
- a CDS encoding ribose-phosphate pyrophosphokinase, translating to MFSKLKLITGNANLPLAEEVARHAGIPLGDIDLFKFSNDESFVKINDNVRGADVFVIQPTSYPVNDNLMDLLIIIDALKRASAQRINCVIPYYAYARSDKKDQPRVPITAKLVADLITVAGADRVVTVDLHADQIQGFFNIPVDHLYAIPSFARYFKSIMQMEDIVVVSPDSGGANRARALAKRLNCGLAIGDKRRSGNNDQTELLNIIGDVAGKTAILYDDIIDTGGSLIKVAKALQEQGAKKIFAACTHGVLSGKAVNLIEASPIEKLFVTNTIKLDEHKRSCLKIVQLSIAEMLAIAIKKIHIGESISLLFR from the coding sequence ATGTTTTCAAAGTTAAAACTAATCACGGGTAATGCGAACCTACCTTTAGCGGAGGAAGTAGCAAGACATGCAGGCATCCCTTTGGGCGACATAGATTTGTTTAAGTTTTCGAACGACGAATCCTTCGTGAAGATCAACGACAATGTGCGAGGTGCTGATGTCTTTGTGATCCAGCCCACCAGTTATCCGGTAAACGATAACCTGATGGATTTGCTGATTATTATTGACGCTCTGAAACGAGCCAGTGCCCAAAGAATCAACTGCGTGATACCCTATTATGCTTATGCTCGCAGCGACAAGAAAGACCAGCCCCGAGTGCCAATCACGGCAAAACTGGTGGCTGATCTCATTACTGTGGCAGGAGCAGATCGCGTGGTTACGGTTGATTTGCATGCTGACCAGATTCAGGGATTCTTCAATATCCCAGTGGATCATCTCTATGCCATTCCGTCTTTTGCTCGCTATTTTAAGAGCATAATGCAGATGGAAGACATCGTAGTGGTTTCTCCTGATTCTGGAGGGGCAAACCGCGCACGAGCACTGGCCAAGAGGCTCAATTGTGGCCTGGCAATCGGAGATAAAAGACGTAGCGGAAACAACGATCAAACAGAGCTGTTGAACATCATTGGTGACGTTGCCGGGAAGACAGCTATCCTATACGACGACATCATCGATACAGGAGGCAGTTTGATCAAAGTTGCCAAAGCATTGCAGGAACAAGGAGCCAAAAAGATCTTTGCCGCTTGCACTCACGGAGTATTATCCGGCAAAGCGGTTAACCTCATAGAAGCATCTCCTATTGAGAAGCTTTTTGTTACAAACACGATCAAGCTGGATGAACACAAACGAAGCTGCCTGAAGATTGTACAACTCTCCATTGCGGAAATGTTGGCAATTGCCATCAAAAAAATCCACATTGGTGAATCCATAAGCCTGTTATTTAGATAG
- the ispE gene encoding 4-(cytidine 5'-diphospho)-2-C-methyl-D-erythritol kinase, translated as MLTASYAKINLFLEILGRLPGNYHQVNTVLSSIDLFDSIKYALTKSRAIILWSSIAELDGQSNLIYRIAKYLQDEYKVDCGVDIHLKKRIPIAAGLGGGSSNAANAIESLDRLWQLNLDPAAKERIAAMFGSDINFFLHGGTALGENRGEKISPMDDIKIDNILLVNPGIAISAGTAYGAVELPVPGEAKLFDALHPIATMYNRLEPGVRKLYPEVDRLLIELDDFGAIKSMLSGSGSTCFGIFEDVKTAELCAAHFAQKGYFTHLTRTKTRREYQRCFQS; from the coding sequence ATGTTAACCGCTTCTTACGCAAAAATAAATCTATTTCTTGAGATACTGGGACGCCTTCCCGGTAACTACCACCAGGTCAATACTGTACTCAGCAGTATTGACCTTTTTGACAGTATCAAATATGCTTTGACAAAAAGTAGGGCCATAATACTGTGGTCTTCTATTGCTGAACTAGACGGTCAAAGCAATCTCATCTACCGGATAGCCAAGTATTTACAAGATGAGTACAAAGTTGACTGCGGTGTGGATATTCACTTGAAAAAGAGGATTCCCATAGCAGCCGGTTTAGGTGGAGGAAGCTCCAATGCTGCTAATGCTATTGAGTCACTTGATCGCCTTTGGCAATTGAACCTTGATCCGGCTGCAAAAGAACGCATTGCTGCCATGTTTGGCAGCGATATCAACTTCTTTCTGCACGGCGGAACGGCCCTTGGTGAAAATAGAGGTGAAAAGATATCCCCAATGGATGATATCAAGATTGATAACATTTTGTTGGTGAATCCCGGCATTGCTATCTCTGCCGGTACTGCTTATGGCGCTGTGGAACTCCCTGTTCCCGGCGAGGCAAAGCTGTTTGATGCCCTTCACCCTATTGCCACGATGTATAACAGACTTGAACCCGGTGTACGCAAGCTATACCCAGAAGTTGATCGCTTATTGATCGAGCTTGATGATTTCGGTGCAATCAAGAGTATGTTAAGCGGAAGTGGTTCCACCTGCTTTGGAATTTTTGAAGACGTAAAGACAGCTGAGTTATGCGCAGCTCACTTTGCACAAAAGGGTTATTTTACCCATCTAACCAGAACCAAAACACGAAGAGAGTACCAAAGATGTTTTCAAAGTTAA
- a CDS encoding polysaccharide biosynthesis tyrosine autokinase: MENQYQNQQPLQDEIKLSDYIRIILQYRYLIVLVFVLVMAVTIVYTARQDKIYSASSRIMLEDQNQGAEFLFMGASGMGKNSINNQIEIIKSRPTLTLAWEIMKKYPDWDLFPIASRENPAAALDEVKVESKRETDLLTISIESTSPSEAQAAVNAIAEAIQQQNTQFARLEYTTIREFLETQLDAISRRLQASENDLREFKNLNRLTELTAETEKLIEQSSELEAELEASLTDMAVKAKSLDLITKQLRDQDSLLVDIDNMIKTPYITELRKQVVETQALITKLLTKNEYPLDHPQILLLNRELENTRANLDREIRKLVSVSISADPLSTRSDLVNRLLQANVDMELARTRVNGLEQTKEMYEQRIISLPNTELELARLSRNMMLDSKIHGIMMEKYEDAKIAEQAKVGNIRIIDYATRPDVPIKPRVSGNILVGIILGLGLGVGAAFLVHSLDTKLRTLEDMESFVRLPIVGTIPVIREAESKLAEFNDMIEKSEGEARAQLAKSMHFVMQQLVSHYAPKSPIAEAYRTLRTNILSRKAEGSTSLLVTSSGPKEGKSTSIANLAITLAQMNSRVVLVDMDMRRPTIHTRFDLDKENGSSDYLIDADLKVEQVVKESGIMNLDIITSGFVPPNPSELIASNRFDQMIRELKSMYDYILFDTPPVIAVTDALILTKKVDMTFVVVRCGFTDKGIIKRTKELMENIDARIDGIIVNGIYVQKYYNKQNYYYYYYYYYYYYGDEVPKKQRKNVNRFLRKNKSIS, translated from the coding sequence GTGGAAAATCAATATCAAAACCAACAGCCCTTGCAAGACGAAATTAAACTTTCAGATTATATACGGATAATCCTGCAATACCGCTATCTGATCGTATTGGTATTTGTGCTCGTGATGGCAGTTACAATTGTATATACTGCAAGACAAGACAAGATCTATTCAGCTTCTTCACGCATCATGCTGGAAGACCAGAATCAAGGAGCGGAATTCCTCTTTATGGGTGCTTCCGGGATGGGAAAAAACAGCATCAACAATCAGATTGAGATCATAAAAAGCCGTCCCACTCTCACCTTAGCTTGGGAAATCATGAAAAAGTATCCCGATTGGGATCTTTTCCCCATAGCATCCCGTGAGAATCCTGCTGCGGCACTAGACGAAGTGAAGGTGGAATCCAAACGTGAAACAGATCTTCTCACTATTTCCATAGAATCCACTAGCCCGTCTGAAGCACAAGCCGCCGTGAATGCCATAGCCGAAGCTATTCAGCAGCAAAACACTCAATTTGCGCGCTTGGAATACACTACTATCCGGGAGTTCCTGGAAACTCAGTTGGATGCCATCAGCAGGCGCTTACAGGCTTCTGAGAATGATTTGAGGGAGTTCAAGAACTTAAACCGCCTTACTGAATTGACCGCTGAAACAGAAAAACTGATCGAACAATCTTCCGAGCTTGAAGCCGAATTGGAGGCTTCTCTCACGGATATGGCCGTGAAAGCCAAAAGCCTGGACTTGATAACCAAGCAATTGCGAGATCAAGATTCCCTTTTGGTCGATATCGACAACATGATCAAGACGCCATACATCACAGAGTTGCGGAAACAAGTGGTGGAAACTCAAGCGCTCATCACCAAGCTACTCACCAAAAACGAATATCCTCTGGATCATCCCCAGATATTACTCCTGAATCGTGAATTGGAGAATACGCGGGCAAACTTGGATCGGGAAATACGCAAGCTAGTAAGTGTATCCATTTCCGCGGATCCTCTTTCCACCAGAAGTGACTTAGTAAATCGCTTGCTTCAGGCCAATGTGGATATGGAATTAGCCCGTACCAGAGTGAATGGCTTGGAACAAACTAAAGAGATGTATGAACAGCGCATTATCTCTTTACCCAACACTGAGCTTGAGTTGGCGAGACTTTCCCGGAACATGATGCTGGATAGTAAGATCCATGGCATTATGATGGAGAAGTATGAAGATGCCAAGATAGCCGAGCAAGCAAAAGTGGGAAATATCCGTATCATCGATTATGCTACTCGTCCGGATGTTCCCATCAAACCCCGGGTATCGGGGAACATTCTTGTCGGTATCATCCTGGGTCTTGGTTTGGGCGTTGGTGCTGCTTTCCTGGTACATTCTCTGGATACGAAACTGCGTACACTGGAAGACATGGAAAGCTTTGTAAGACTACCGATTGTGGGTACTATCCCCGTTATTCGTGAAGCTGAAAGCAAACTTGCTGAATTTAACGATATGATCGAGAAAAGCGAGGGAGAAGCCCGGGCACAATTGGCAAAATCCATGCACTTCGTGATGCAGCAACTGGTTTCGCACTATGCTCCCAAATCCCCCATTGCAGAAGCATATCGTACACTGCGTACAAACATTCTATCCCGTAAAGCCGAGGGCAGTACTTCCCTTTTGGTTACTTCCTCTGGTCCCAAAGAAGGTAAATCCACTTCTATAGCGAACCTTGCCATCACTTTGGCGCAGATGAACTCAAGAGTGGTTTTGGTGGATATGGATATGAGACGTCCTACCATTCATACCAGGTTTGATCTGGATAAAGAGAACGGTTCCAGCGACTATCTTATCGATGCAGATTTGAAGGTGGAACAAGTGGTAAAAGAATCCGGCATCATGAATCTGGATATCATTACCAGCGGATTTGTGCCGCCCAACCCCTCTGAATTGATTGCCTCAAACAGATTTGACCAGATGATCAGAGAGCTCAAATCCATGTATGACTACATACTCTTTGATACTCCGCCCGTGATCGCTGTAACGGACGCTCTGATCCTTACCAAAAAGGTCGATATGACCTTTGTAGTTGTTCGGTGCGGATTCACCGATAAGGGCATCATCAAACGCACTAAAGAACTAATGGAGAACATCGATGCCAGGATCGACGGAATCATCGTTAACGGCATCTACGTCCAAAAGTACTATAACAAGCAGAACTACTACTATTATTACTACTATTATTACTATTACTATGGTGATGAGGTACCCAAAAAGCAACGGAAGAATGTTAACCGCTTCTTACGCAAAAATAAATCTATTTCTTGA
- a CDS encoding SLBB domain-containing protein, producing the protein MKKILFAILLICIGLSLFGQTTSTFTPSSNISAYTFDGSRSGVEKLKMNTFILGQVAKPGLYVVPDDTDFLTLLALAGGPKEDAKLSKIRIVRPSEEGEKVVWVNFKKYMETGDAALIPVMKPGDTIVVSGTIFYAFSRVADFLSKAAVTLSVYNLVTGL; encoded by the coding sequence GTGAAGAAGATTCTGTTTGCGATCCTATTGATCTGTATTGGTTTAAGTCTATTTGGTCAGACCACTTCGACCTTTACACCGTCGAGCAATATTTCGGCATATACATTCGATGGCAGTAGAAGTGGGGTAGAAAAGCTCAAGATGAATACATTTATTTTGGGCCAAGTAGCAAAACCAGGGCTCTATGTAGTGCCGGACGACACTGATTTTCTTACCTTGCTGGCTCTGGCCGGTGGTCCAAAGGAAGACGCAAAGCTCTCAAAAATCAGGATAGTACGACCCAGCGAAGAAGGGGAAAAAGTAGTGTGGGTGAACTTTAAAAAGTACATGGAAACCGGAGATGCGGCATTGATTCCAGTAATGAAGCCCGGTGACACCATCGTCGTTTCCGGAACAATATTCTATGCATTCTCAAGAGTGGCAGATTTCCTCTCGAAAGCAGCAGTCACACTCAGCGTGTACAATCTTGTTACTGGATTATAA